One region of Cydia fagiglandana chromosome 17, ilCydFagi1.1, whole genome shotgun sequence genomic DNA includes:
- the LOC134672725 gene encoding uncharacterized protein LOC134672725, producing the protein MGRPKKDAVWKHYRVSDVNNSTICSFCDHLFKKPNVNRMENHLLRCSKCPANVKNELQVMPTTSTVINADSNDNNLEDTSRNSSTSSEENQQERFSAEYKQELNSDLAKAIYVTGAPLSMVEHPLWIKFFEKLQPLYKMPTRKTLSTTELNKMNADMHKALNDEFEAQNFLHLQCDGWSNVRNAGIINFIISKPEPVFVKSLDTTTHRHTGEYLADEIMTIMTEYGPNKFVVLVGDNAKNIQKAFRIVKTVHPHIININCSAHTLNLLCQDILETNVLKAFIHLTTDCIKTVKRSQTLSALLSKIVQEKGVGETLKLPCKTRWGSHCASLESLQNTKIALQSFAVHEEASNLSLDTKAAFLDEDFWKMTNQCITLLKPITSAIFKFESDKHNMHTVYITLRDMKSQIEFAMLDINIVEQVDKDVILAAVARRIAMCIKPIHLAAYLLDPVYQGAELDEAQETEATEFIYNMGTNLNCDIMSNLAEYRAKEGLWSKSFVWNHVNGMNAVTWWKGICGSKKLSKVAVRILTAPCTSAAVERSFSVHANIHTKKRNRLTSERASKIAFISYNWNLQHRHLEEDDSDDDEISRRPSTESQDSDYNQDREFIDVNNLSEYDF; encoded by the coding sequence ATGGGACGACCCAAAAAGGACGCAGTCTGGAAGCATTATCGAGTGTCAGATGTCAATAACTCGACCATATGTTCTTTTTGTGACCATCTATTTAAAAAGCCGAATGTAAATAGAATGGAAAATCATTTATTAAGGTGTTCAAAGTGTCCAGCAAATGTGAAAAATGAACTGCAAGTAATGCCTACAACGTCTACTGTAATCAACGCGGATAGCAATGATAATAATTTAGAAGATACTTCACGAAACAGTAGTACAAGTAGTGAAGAAAATCAGCAAGAGAGGTTCTCCGCAGAATATAAGCAAGAGCTGAATTCGGATTTAGCAAAAGCTATATATGTTACCGGTGCACCTCTTTCAATGGTTGAGCATCCGCTGTGGATtaagttttttgaaaaacttcaACCTTTATACAAGATGCCAACTAGAAAAACACTATCAACGACGGAATTAAACAAAATGAACGCAGATATGCATAAAGCGCTGAATGATGAGTTTGAAGCTCAAAACTTCCTACATCTACAATGTGATGGCTGGAGCAATGTGCGCAATGCAggaataataaattttattatttcaaagCCCGAGCCAGTCTTTGTCAAAAGTTTGGATACGACTACTCATCGTCACACAGGAGAATATTTGGCTGATGAAATAATGACCATTATGACGGAATATGGGCCAAATAAGTTCGTGGTCCTCGTTGGTGATAATGCCAAAAATATCCAAAAAGCTTTTAGAATCGTCAAAACTGTTCACCctcatataataaatataaactgCTCTGCTCACACCCTTAACCTTTTGTGCCAAGATATTCTGGAGACGAACGTGCTGAAAGCTTTTATTCATTTGACTACGGATTGCATCAAGACTGTCAAAAGAAGTCAAACTTTATCAGCTTTGCTATCAAAAATTGTTCAAGAAAAAGGGGTCGGCGAAACTCTAAAGCTGCCGTGTAAAACACGCTGGGGAAGTCACTGCGCAAGCTTAGAAAGTttgcaaaatacaaaaattgCCTTGCAATCTTTTGCTGTTCACGAAGAGGCAAGTAACCTGAGTCTGGATacaaaggcagcatttttggaTGAAGATTTTTGGAAGATGACAAACCAGTGCATTACACTTCTAAAACCAATTACGTCTGcaattttcaaatttgaatCGGACAAACATAATATGCATACTGTGTATATTACACTTCGCGATATGAAATCGCAAATTGAATTCGCGATGCTTGACATTAATATTGTCGAGCAAGTTGATAAGGATGTAATCCTAGCAGCTGTTGCAAGAAGAATAGCTATGTGCATAAAGCCAATTCATTTAGCGGCATATTTACTTGATCCGGTGTATCAAGGTGCAGAACTAGATGAAGCCCAGGAAACCGAGGCTACTGAGTTCATTTACAATATGGGCACAAATCTCAATTGTGACATAATGTCGAATCTAGCTGAATACAGAGCCAAAGAAGGCTTGTGGAGCAAAAGCTTCGTGTGGAACCACGTGAACGGCATGAACGCTGTGACGTGGTGGAAAGGTATTTGCGGCTCCAAAAAACTGAGCAAAGTTGCCGTAAGAATTTTGACGGCACCGTGCACGTCCGCAGCAGTGGAGCGCTCATTTAGCGTGCACGCAAATATCCACACCAAAAAACGTAATAGACTGACTTCAGAAAGGGCGAGTAAAATTGCCTTTATATCATACAACTGGAATCTTCAGCATCGTCATTTAGAAGAGGACGacagtgatgatgatgagatttcAAGGCGTCCTAGTACGGAAAGTCAAGATAGTGACTATAATCAAGATAGGGAGTTTATTGACGTGAATAATTTGAGCGAATATGATTTTTAA